A section of the Virgibacillus sp. NKC19-3 genome encodes:
- a CDS encoding GlsB/YeaQ/YmgE family stress response membrane protein, whose translation MSFIWSLIMGGILGWLASLIAGKDIPGGIIGNIIAGFIGAWIGSSLFGSWGPEMGGFFIIPALIGAIILIFIVSLIMKAMRKST comes from the coding sequence ATGAGTTTTATTTGGAGTTTAATTATGGGAGGTATTTTAGGTTGGTTGGCAAGTTTAATTGCCGGTAAAGATATACCAGGCGGGATCATTGGAAATATTATCGCCGGTTTTATTGGCGCATGGATTGGCTCTTCCTTGTTTGGAAGTTGGGGCCCTGAAATGGGGGGCTTTTTCATTATTCCAGCCTTAATCGGTGCCATTATTCTTATATTCATCGTAAGCTTAATTATGAAGGCGATGAGAAAAAGTACGTAA
- a CDS encoding GlsB/YeaQ/YmgE family stress response membrane protein, which yields MSFIWSLIVGGILGWLASLIVGKDVPGGIIGNIIAGFIGAWIGSSLLGSWGPEMGGFYILPALIGAIVLIFIVSLILKAMRST from the coding sequence ATGAGTTTTATTTGGAGTTTAATTGTTGGAGGAATTCTAGGCTGGTTGGCAAGTTTGATTGTCGGTAAGGATGTACCAGGTGGAATAATTGGTAACATTATTGCGGGTTTTATAGGAGCATGGATTGGTTCCTCCCTACTAGGAAGTTGGGGCCCTGAAATGGGTGGTTTTTACATCCTCCCAGCTTTAATTGGCGCCATCGTACTTATATTCATCGTAAGTTTGATTTTGAAAGCGATGAGGAGCACGTAA
- a CDS encoding esterase/lipase family protein, which translates to MTKSFGHLLIVLFLTILVIVGQSVHAVAEEVKEPSSHFPEEPISVMGKGSNGNEETPGEWYAGETPSDLKHDAPVLLFVPGLNNAAQIFWEDNDMPQLAYDAGYQTAFVQLYDAGGASADMWDNGELLADKIEEISSYFDGKKVTIIGYSKGGIDAQTALTYYDASEHVDNVITLSSPHHGSQLADLANSSWAGWLADLIGMQGEGTTAMETGYMESFRSMIDQEPLAYANDYFTLGGTDWGSMFSSTWFGACIYPVTVITMEWSLRSVAIFPVVTN; encoded by the coding sequence ATGACGAAAAGTTTTGGACATTTGCTCATTGTTCTCTTTTTGACAATCCTGGTTATTGTAGGGCAATCTGTTCATGCTGTGGCTGAGGAAGTAAAAGAACCATCTTCCCACTTCCCCGAAGAGCCAATTTCTGTTATGGGAAAGGGAAGTAACGGAAATGAAGAGACACCCGGGGAATGGTATGCCGGTGAAACCCCCTCTGATTTAAAGCATGATGCACCTGTCTTGTTATTTGTTCCCGGTTTAAATAATGCGGCGCAAATTTTCTGGGAAGACAATGACATGCCTCAATTGGCTTATGATGCAGGTTATCAAACAGCATTTGTGCAATTGTATGATGCCGGAGGTGCTTCTGCAGATATGTGGGATAATGGTGAATTATTGGCTGATAAGATTGAGGAGATTTCATCTTATTTTGATGGTAAAAAAGTAACAATTATTGGGTATAGTAAGGGAGGAATTGATGCGCAAACAGCGCTTACCTACTACGACGCATCTGAACATGTGGATAATGTGATTACACTTTCAAGTCCGCATCATGGGTCACAACTAGCAGATTTGGCGAACAGTTCTTGGGCTGGCTGGCTCGCAGATCTGATCGGGATGCAGGGAGAAGGGACAACGGCGATGGAAACCGGCTACATGGAAAGCTTTCGTTCAATGATTGATCAGGAGCCGCTTGCTTATGCTAACGATTATTTTACATTGGGCGGAACAGACTGGGGATCCATGTTTTCATCTACCTGGTTTGGGGCATGTATTTATCCAGTTACGGTGATAACGATGGAGTGGTCACTTCGGTCAGTAGCAATATTCCCGGTGGTCACGAATTAG
- a CDS encoding BCCT family transporter, translated as MNNLSKNKQTIDKSVLILSGGALIAFVIFAVINQEMVTNAVNYLFDWSVTYFGTIYQFLLLGTFLIALFLGYSKFGKIRLGNLDKPEMSNFKWISIIMCTLLAGGGVFWAAAEPVSHFLTVPPHFSGIEAGSAEAVPPALATSFVDWGFLAWAILGTLGTFVLMYAHYHRGAPLKPRALLYPIFGDKIMKKSVLGTLVDVFSILSVAAGTIGPIGFLGLQAGYGLNALFGVPNNIVIQCVIIIVIVVLAAISAATGIHKGIQILSRYNVILSLFLIAAVLVLGSALFIFDSYLEAFGLYVQNFISMSTFTSDSDWLGGWTVFFFAWFLGYAPMMALFVSRISRGRTIREIVTAVAVIAPIIATFWFTIIGGTGIEGEMSNPGSVSGPLNSDGAPAAMIAIANQLPFGTIIGFLFLIATIIFVLTTTDSMSLTISMAITGNGDPSRLLRVFWAFLMGVVATVLIMIGESSIDALQSFIVVTGVPVSLLMLTTFWTAPRVSKELFKEQNL; from the coding sequence TTGAATAATTTGAGCAAGAATAAACAAACGATTGATAAATCTGTTCTTATTCTAAGTGGCGGGGCATTGATTGCTTTTGTGATTTTCGCAGTGATCAACCAGGAAATGGTTACAAATGCCGTGAATTACTTGTTTGATTGGTCCGTGACCTACTTTGGGACCATTTATCAATTTCTTTTATTGGGAACTTTTTTGATTGCTTTATTTCTGGGGTATTCGAAGTTCGGAAAAATTCGATTAGGTAATTTGGATAAGCCGGAGATGAGCAATTTTAAATGGATATCTATTATTATGTGTACATTGCTGGCGGGAGGAGGCGTATTCTGGGCTGCCGCTGAGCCAGTGAGCCATTTCTTGACGGTTCCACCACATTTTTCCGGTATTGAGGCAGGCTCTGCAGAAGCAGTTCCACCTGCACTTGCTACCAGTTTTGTTGATTGGGGCTTTCTTGCATGGGCGATACTTGGAACTCTTGGAACTTTTGTACTGATGTACGCCCATTATCATCGCGGAGCACCACTTAAGCCAAGAGCACTGCTTTATCCGATTTTCGGTGATAAGATTATGAAAAAAAGTGTACTTGGAACATTGGTAGATGTGTTTTCTATTCTCTCGGTAGCAGCTGGTACCATTGGACCGATCGGGTTCCTCGGTTTGCAGGCTGGCTATGGATTAAATGCTTTGTTTGGGGTTCCAAATAATATCGTAATTCAATGCGTGATTATTATTGTGATTGTCGTATTAGCTGCCATTTCTGCTGCAACTGGCATTCATAAAGGGATACAAATTTTGAGTCGTTATAATGTTATTTTGTCTCTGTTCCTTATTGCGGCTGTTCTTGTACTAGGATCGGCACTCTTTATTTTCGATTCCTATCTGGAGGCTTTTGGATTATATGTGCAGAATTTCATTTCCATGAGTACGTTCACTAGCGATAGCGATTGGCTTGGTGGATGGACCGTTTTCTTCTTTGCTTGGTTCCTTGGTTATGCACCGATGATGGCATTATTTGTAAGTCGTATCTCCCGTGGTCGTACCATTCGGGAAATTGTAACAGCTGTTGCGGTAATTGCTCCTATTATAGCAACGTTCTGGTTTACAATTATCGGAGGAACAGGAATAGAGGGAGAAATGAGTAATCCTGGTTCTGTTTCAGGACCGTTAAACAGTGATGGTGCACCAGCAGCGATGATTGCCATTGCGAATCAGCTTCCTTTTGGAACGATCATAGGTTTTCTATTCTTGATAGCAACCATTATTTTCGTATTAACAACGACAGATTCTATGTCCTTGACCATTTCCATGGCCATTACTGGGAATGGGGATCCATCTAGATTATTGCGTGTGTTCTGGGCATTTCTTATGGGAGTCGTAGCAACTGTTCTTATCATGATCGGGGAATCGAGCATTGATGCACTGCAATCTTTTATTGTAGTAACGGGAGTCCCCGTATCTTTGTTGATGTTAACCACATTTTGGACCGCACCACGCGTAAGCAAGGAGCTTTTCAAAGAACAAAATTTGTAA
- a CDS encoding dicarboxylate/amino acid:cation symporter yields MKLIVKLALGIVTGIIIGLIVPEFIIRIIVTFKEIFGQFLEFTIPLIIIFFIVSGIASFGKHSGKMLGLTSAIAYSSTILAGTLAFIVAIFVIPLLAGQSGGNAEEAAGFEPFFEFTIDPLTGVMTALVAAFVFGIGITRVNSPTLKSFFDEGKEIIERMIWKIIIPVLPFYIGSIFAELAADGTVVDTLKAFGLVLVSAVAVHWVWLIILFTVAGAFTGRNPFSALKTMLPVYFTGLGTMSSAATIPVTVRQSKENDVSDGIADSAVPLCATIHLSGSTITLVLCSVAVMVISNGLSMPSFTMMLPFILMLGIVMIAAPGVPGGAVIAALGLLSSILGFDETALGLMIGLYMAQDSFGTATNVTGDGAIALIVDKAMNR; encoded by the coding sequence ATGAAGTTAATTGTGAAGTTGGCGCTTGGGATTGTGACAGGGATTATTATCGGTTTGATTGTACCTGAATTTATTATTAGAATTATCGTTACGTTTAAAGAGATTTTTGGACAATTTCTTGAATTCACGATTCCGCTTATTATTATCTTTTTTATTGTTAGTGGTATTGCCAGTTTCGGAAAGCATTCAGGGAAGATGCTTGGGTTAACCTCCGCTATTGCTTATTCCTCAACCATACTTGCAGGCACGCTAGCATTTATTGTTGCTATTTTTGTTATACCATTATTAGCTGGTCAGAGTGGTGGTAATGCCGAAGAAGCAGCAGGATTTGAGCCCTTTTTTGAATTTACCATTGATCCGTTAACAGGAGTTATGACAGCATTAGTAGCTGCATTTGTGTTTGGTATTGGTATTACAAGAGTTAATAGCCCAACGTTAAAGTCTTTTTTTGATGAAGGGAAAGAGATAATTGAAAGAATGATATGGAAGATTATTATTCCCGTTTTGCCATTTTATATTGGGAGTATATTTGCAGAACTTGCTGCTGATGGAACAGTCGTAGATACATTAAAGGCATTTGGCTTGGTATTAGTCTCAGCTGTAGCTGTACATTGGGTATGGTTAATTATCTTGTTTACGGTTGCAGGTGCCTTCACAGGTCGAAACCCCTTTTCCGCTTTAAAAACGATGTTGCCTGTTTACTTTACCGGCCTCGGAACCATGTCAAGTGCTGCAACGATTCCAGTTACTGTTAGACAGTCAAAGGAAAATGATGTCAGTGATGGAATAGCAGATTCTGCAGTTCCTTTGTGTGCAACGATTCATTTATCTGGGAGCACCATTACGCTTGTGCTTTGTTCTGTCGCGGTCATGGTAATATCAAATGGCTTATCAATGCCATCGTTCACCATGATGTTACCATTTATTTTAATGCTGGGAATCGTTATGATTGCTGCACCCGGTGTACCTGGTGGTGCGGTCATTGCTGCATTAGGTTTATTAAGTTCCATACTTGGCTTTGATGAAACAGCTTTAGGTTTAATGATCGGCCTGTACATGGCTCAAGATAGTTTTGGTACAGCTACAAATGTAACTGGAGATGGAGCTATTGCCTTAATTGTTGATAAGGCAATGAATCGTTAA
- a CDS encoding ASCH domain-containing protein, which produces MKDKNYSLPPKTCSIERLITIPADIDRVINGEKTATRRNGRYADIDEVMVLKDRKFIITDVYPQKLGDVTDEHALQEGFQNLEEYKQSILSIHPSMKWKPEIRVWVHEFEAAE; this is translated from the coding sequence ATGAAGGATAAGAACTATTCGCTTCCGCCAAAAACGTGTTCCATTGAAAGACTTATTACCATTCCAGCAGACATAGATAGAGTAATCAATGGAGAAAAAACAGCAACTCGCAGGAATGGTCGTTATGCAGATATTGATGAGGTCATGGTACTGAAAGACCGCAAGTTTATCATTACAGATGTATATCCGCAAAAACTTGGTGATGTTACAGATGAACATGCTTTGCAGGAAGGATTTCAAAACCTGGAAGAATACAAACAATCGATACTGTCTATACATCCCAGTATGAAATGGAAACCGGAGATAAGGGTATGGGTCCATGAATTTGAGGCAGCAGAATAA